The Mucilaginibacter gracilis genomic interval ATGTACAGCCTGCCTGTCGGGCTTATCGCCGGGATATTTTTTTTGGAACTCAATGTTTGCAGTGCCAAGTGTGTTTAATAAAGCTGTTTTATCGCTTTCGCTGATGCTTAATTTCATCTTAAATAATTTATTACGGCTCCGTTAATCACGAGCCGCGGTAAGTTGAATATCCAAACGGATTTAATAGTAAAGGTACATGATAGTGCTGGCCCGAAGTAACGTTAAAAACAATTTCAACAAAAGGGTAAAATGCGCTAACGTTAAGGGCTTCAAAATAAGGCGCAACCTCAAACCTCATTTTATAAATACCTGCGGGTAATACGGTTTCGTTATCAAGCAAATTGGGTATCCGGCCATCGGTATTGGTTTTGCCTTCGGCCAGTTTATCCCAGTTGGCATCTTTTTGCCGGTGTAACGATATGGCGACACCTTGCGCAGGTTTGCCCAGGGTGGTATCTAAAATATGGGTGGTAATCTGGCTCATGCAAATAGTTTTTCTAAACGGATGCGGGTTATTTTGGCTTGTTCGGCAGCGGCAATTTCAATCTCCTTATCGGGATCGTTCGGCAAGCGCGATTGTAAAAGCCACAACATTTCGCCTGCCGATTTGCCTGTGGCGCAAACTATAAATATAAACCCAAATTTCTCTTCGTAATCGGTATTCCCTTTAGCTAAAGCGTTAAGCACATCATCCGGAGCGGTATTAACACCAGCCTGCTCGCCCGACGCCCAGTTAGCAGTACTTGCAAATTTTTGCTTTAGCGAGGCCACATCGCCAATTTTGGGGTGGTGTGTAAAAGCCTCTAACCAATCCTTTTTTTTGCACTGCTGCCATTTTTCATCGGCATACTCCAGCAGGTCAACTAAATCTTCAACCGGGAAGGCTGTAAGCATGAGGTTAACCCAGGTTGTTGAACCGCAGCATTGAAACAAGGCATCTTGCTTCTCGCTTTCGCTTAGGTGGTCAAACTCGGCAATGGTCATTGTTAAATTGTTGTAGGGAAACGGTTTACATTTTTATAATAAATATACACGGCGGGTTCTTTCCCCATAGCGGTAAACCACTGCTGGCAATACGGTGCCATCCATATCGAATCGCCTTTTTTTATAGGGTACCATTCATGGTCAAGCATGTATATGCCCTGGCCTTGCAGGTATAGTAAACCATGTTCCATAATATGGGTTTCAACCATAGGCAGGTTTCCGCCGGTTTGATAGGTAAAAATGTTTACAGCCATATCAAAACTTAAATCGGGCGGTAATAAAACCTGTATCCGAAGGGCGTCGTCGTTCATGTAAATCGGCCCTTCAATATCGGCTGCATCGCCAAAGTAAGTGTCGGGCACATCGTAACCATCAATATATTCGTAAACCTTATGGAAGGTTAACAATTGGCTGCCTTCGGCAAAGCCATCAAATAAATACTCTTTACCAATGGGCACGTAAACAAACTGCCCCTTAGTTAGTACCTTGTTTTGTGAGCCAATGCTTACCGTACAGCTACCCTCAACCACATAAAAAAATATTTGCGAAGCTTTGGTTAGCCCAGATAATTTACAACCTTTTGCTGCCGTAATTAAGGTTTGGCAAAGGTTAGCACCCATTTGCTCGTTAATAATAACGTTAACGGTGCAGTTTTCCCAGCCCGGTACGTTGCTGTTTATATAACCATCGGGCGCAATAACAGCGTGGTTACGCTTGACTACCGACCGGGTTAATGCTGAAATTTCCATATTCTTGTTATTTAATTAAATGAATTTAACCACCGAGGACACTAAGATTTTTTTCACAGAGTTACACAGAGTTTTTAGCATTTGTTCAATTTTAAAATCTTTGTGAACCTCTGTGTTTTCTCTTCTTTGTGATCTCTGTGGTAAATTCG includes:
- the uraD gene encoding 2-oxo-4-hydroxy-4-carboxy-5-ureidoimidazoline decarboxylase produces the protein MTIAEFDHLSESEKQDALFQCCGSTTWVNLMLTAFPVEDLVDLLEYADEKWQQCKKKDWLEAFTHHPKIGDVASLKQKFASTANWASGEQAGVNTAPDDVLNALAKGNTDYEEKFGFIFIVCATGKSAGEMLWLLQSRLPNDPDKEIEIAAAEQAKITRIRLEKLFA
- the allE gene encoding (S)-ureidoglycine aminohydrolase, whose protein sequence is MEISALTRSVVKRNHAVIAPDGYINSNVPGWENCTVNVIINEQMGANLCQTLITAAKGCKLSGLTKASQIFFYVVEGSCTVSIGSQNKVLTKGQFVYVPIGKEYLFDGFAEGSQLLTFHKVYEYIDGYDVPDTYFGDAADIEGPIYMNDDALRIQVLLPPDLSFDMAVNIFTYQTGGNLPMVETHIMEHGLLYLQGQGIYMLDHEWYPIKKGDSIWMAPYCQQWFTAMGKEPAVYIYYKNVNRFPTTI
- the uraH gene encoding hydroxyisourate hydrolase, with amino-acid sequence MSQITTHILDTTLGKPAQGVAISLHRQKDANWDKLAEGKTNTDGRIPNLLDNETVLPAGIYKMRFEVAPYFEALNVSAFYPFVEIVFNVTSGQHYHVPLLLNPFGYSTYRGS